From a region of the Vicinamibacterales bacterium genome:
- a CDS encoding rhamnulokinase family protein yields MAARFLAFDLGAESGRAMAGELRAGALTLSEVCRFPNDPVRMGRSLQWDAPRLWLEMQRALEAAAAPRVDCIGVDAWGCDYALLGEGGTLVANPFHYRDPRTDGVMEEVLTRVSRARLYDITGIQFLPFNTLFQLVAARRTTPRLLDAATHFGTIPDLLNFWLTGELRAEYTNATTTQMIDARRRTWAVDLLRELDLPVRLLPPLVEPGSAIGTLLPAACGALAGTPVVAPACHDTGSAVAAVPANAGRAFLSSGTWSLLGTEVPEPIITAGARDLNFTNEGGVCGTTRLLKNIGGLWLLQACRRDWSRAGQRYEYAELVAGAADERTAFVSLFDPDDPDFLHPDDMPGAIAAYCRRTSQPAPETPAAFTRAILESLAFKYRVVLDALEALTGTPITEVQVVGGGSRNALLNQFTADATGRTVIAGPVEATALGNVAMQMVGTGAVGDLAEARRLIEHSFPVERVTPAAADHWDAHYRRFRHYVDRTVSSHR; encoded by the coding sequence ATGGCCGCGCGATTCCTGGCGTTCGATCTCGGTGCGGAAAGCGGCCGCGCGATGGCGGGCGAGCTGCGTGCCGGCGCCCTCACGCTCTCCGAGGTGTGCCGCTTTCCGAACGATCCGGTGCGGATGGGCCGATCGCTCCAGTGGGACGCGCCGCGGCTCTGGCTCGAGATGCAGCGCGCGCTGGAGGCCGCCGCCGCCCCCCGCGTCGACTGCATAGGCGTCGATGCCTGGGGCTGCGACTACGCGCTCCTCGGCGAAGGCGGCACGCTCGTCGCCAACCCGTTCCACTATCGCGACCCGCGCACCGACGGCGTGATGGAGGAGGTGCTGACGCGCGTCTCCCGCGCGCGCCTCTACGACATCACCGGCATCCAGTTCCTGCCGTTCAACACGCTCTTTCAGCTCGTCGCCGCCCGGCGCACGACACCGCGGCTGCTCGACGCCGCGACCCACTTCGGCACGATCCCGGATCTGCTGAACTTCTGGCTCACCGGCGAGCTGCGCGCCGAATACACCAATGCGACGACGACGCAGATGATCGACGCGCGGCGGCGGACGTGGGCCGTCGACCTCCTGCGGGAGCTGGATCTGCCGGTGCGGCTGCTGCCGCCGCTCGTCGAACCCGGTTCGGCGATCGGCACGCTGCTGCCGGCCGCCTGCGGCGCGCTCGCCGGTACTCCGGTGGTGGCGCCGGCCTGCCACGACACCGGATCGGCAGTCGCGGCGGTGCCGGCGAACGCCGGCCGCGCGTTCCTCAGCTCGGGGACATGGTCGCTGCTCGGCACCGAAGTGCCCGAGCCGATCATCACCGCCGGCGCGCGCGATCTGAATTTCACCAACGAGGGCGGCGTGTGCGGCACGACGCGCCTGCTCAAGAACATCGGCGGGCTCTGGCTGCTGCAGGCGTGCCGGCGTGACTGGAGCAGGGCAGGACAGCGCTACGAATACGCGGAGCTGGTCGCCGGCGCCGCCGACGAGCGGACGGCGTTCGTCTCGCTGTTCGATCCCGACGATCCAGACTTCCTGCATCCCGACGACATGCCGGGCGCCATTGCCGCCTACTGTCGCCGCACCTCGCAGCCGGCGCCGGAGACGCCGGCCGCGTTCACGCGCGCGATTCTCGAGAGCCTCGCGTTCAAGTACCGCGTCGTGCTCGACGCGCTCGAGGCGCTCACCGGGACGCCGATCACCGAGGTTCAGGTGGTCGGCGGCGGGTCGCGCAACGCCCTCCTCAACCAGTTCACCGCCGACGCGACGGGCCGAACGGTGATCGCCGGGCCGGTCGAGGCGACCGCGCTCGGCAATGTGGCGATGCAGATGGTCGGCACCGGCGCCGTCGGCGACCTCGCCGAGGCGCGCCGCCTCATCGAACACTCGTTTCCGGTGGAGCGGGTGACGCCGGCCGCCGCCGATCACTGGGACGCGCACTACCGGCGGTTCCGGCACTACGTGGACCGGACTGTCTCCAGCCACCGATGA
- a CDS encoding TIM barrel protein: protein MAHPKPAMHNAMWPGLVGKGGPGAEPPIGLDTMLDLTANAVLPDGTRFDGVDLFCCDPHVSIDASNDDLKRLADTLRAKRLMVGSLVAPVWPPTGGGSAMGSGEEQQRFLTQVRKACTIGRKLEDLGVRRYGIVRIDSASSPADWAKDPAGNTKRIADTFRKAADIAESIGEKLAAEGEICWGGMHSVSRNVELLEQVNRPKTVGFQADMAHTLLFTMGYNAADDRLLPEGFAWQDQATLDDALKKMTAALRPWLFDFHVAQNDATVKGSGSHDKTGRHCLPHDPAGKLDIVKHAGYWLRDETGTLEKKIRHVCWDGCMFPNDVMTKQQTWNDVLGVMKAVRDAHGWD from the coding sequence ATGGCACACCCGAAACCAGCCATGCACAACGCGATGTGGCCGGGCCTGGTCGGCAAGGGCGGCCCTGGCGCCGAGCCGCCGATCGGTCTCGACACGATGCTCGACCTGACCGCGAACGCCGTGTTGCCCGACGGCACGAGGTTCGACGGGGTCGATCTCTTCTGTTGCGACCCGCACGTCAGCATCGACGCCAGCAACGACGACCTCAAGCGGCTCGCCGACACGCTCCGTGCGAAGCGCCTGATGGTCGGCTCACTCGTCGCGCCGGTGTGGCCGCCAACCGGCGGCGGATCGGCGATGGGCAGCGGCGAGGAGCAGCAGCGGTTCCTGACGCAGGTACGTAAGGCGTGCACGATCGGGCGCAAGCTCGAGGATCTCGGCGTCCGCCGCTACGGCATCGTCCGCATCGACTCGGCCTCCAGTCCCGCCGACTGGGCGAAGGATCCCGCCGGCAACACGAAACGGATCGCCGACACGTTCCGCAAGGCCGCCGACATCGCCGAGTCGATCGGCGAGAAGCTCGCCGCCGAGGGGGAGATCTGCTGGGGCGGCATGCACAGCGTGAGCCGCAACGTCGAGCTCCTCGAGCAGGTGAACCGGCCGAAGACAGTCGGCTTCCAGGCCGACATGGCGCACACGCTGTTGTTCACCATGGGCTACAACGCCGCCGACGACCGCCTCCTACCCGAAGGGTTCGCCTGGCAGGATCAGGCCACGCTCGACGACGCCCTGAAGAAGATGACCGCCGCGCTGCGTCCCTGGCTGTTCGACTTCCACGTGGCGCAGAACGACGCCACCGTCAAGGGATCGGGATCGCACGACAAGACGGGCCGCCACTGTCTGCCCCACGACCCGGCCGGCAAGCTCGACATCGTCAAACACGCGGGCTACTGGCTGCGCGACGAGACGGGCACCCTCGAGAAGAAGATCCGGCACGTCTGCTGGGACGGCTGCATGTTTCCCAACGACGTGATGACCAAGCAGCAGACGTGGAACGACGTGCTCGGCGTGATGAAGGCCGTGCGCGACGCGCACGGGTGGGACTGA
- a CDS encoding Gfo/Idh/MocA family oxidoreductase: MKTLNIGLVGYGFMGRTHSNAYHQAPHFFELPCRPVLKAVAARNEARVKSFAENWGFESYLTDWRELVARKDIDLVDIAAPNDVHHDIAVAAAKAGKMVMCEKPLGRTAQEAAAMVAAVEAAGVPNTVWYNYRRVPAVTMIKQLLDEGRLGRIFHYRAKFLQDWTISKDLPQGGEGLWRLDVNVAGSGVTGDLLAHNIDTALWLNGPILEVTAMTETFVKERKHNLTGQVEPVGIDDASAFLCRFENGSLATFEATRYARGHKALYTLEINGEHASCSWDLHDLHRLQYFDHRDEGRVRGWRSLHITDSDQPYMKHWWVPGLQIGYEHTFTHQFADFVTAAAEGKSVSPSFRDALATDQVTDAVLKSAKSRQWERV; this comes from the coding sequence ATGAAGACATTGAACATCGGGCTCGTCGGTTACGGCTTCATGGGCCGCACCCACTCGAACGCCTACCATCAGGCGCCGCACTTCTTCGAACTCCCCTGCCGGCCGGTGCTCAAGGCGGTCGCCGCACGCAACGAAGCGCGGGTGAAGTCGTTCGCCGAGAACTGGGGCTTCGAATCGTACCTCACCGACTGGCGCGAGCTGGTGGCGCGCAAGGACATCGACCTCGTCGACATCGCCGCGCCCAACGACGTGCATCACGACATCGCCGTCGCGGCGGCGAAGGCCGGCAAGATGGTGATGTGCGAGAAGCCGCTCGGCCGGACGGCGCAGGAAGCCGCAGCGATGGTGGCCGCGGTCGAAGCGGCCGGCGTGCCCAACACCGTCTGGTACAACTACCGCCGCGTCCCCGCGGTCACGATGATCAAGCAACTGCTCGACGAGGGAAGGCTGGGGCGCATCTTCCATTACCGCGCGAAGTTCCTGCAGGACTGGACGATCTCGAAGGACCTGCCGCAGGGCGGCGAAGGCCTGTGGCGGCTCGACGTCAACGTCGCCGGCAGCGGCGTCACCGGCGATCTGCTCGCGCACAACATCGACACGGCGCTCTGGCTGAACGGCCCTATCCTCGAAGTCACGGCGATGACCGAGACGTTCGTCAAGGAGCGCAAGCACAACCTCACCGGCCAGGTGGAACCGGTCGGCATCGACGATGCGAGCGCGTTTCTCTGCCGGTTCGAGAACGGATCCCTCGCCACTTTCGAGGCGACCCGCTACGCGCGCGGGCACAAGGCGCTCTACACCCTCGAGATCAACGGCGAGCACGCGTCGTGCTCCTGGGACTTGCACGACCTGCACCGCCTGCAGTATTTCGATCATCGCGACGAAGGGCGCGTGCGCGGCTGGCGCAGCCTGCACATCACCGACAGCGACCAGCCCTACATGAAGCACTGGTGGGTGCCCGGCTTGCAGATCGGCTACGAGCACACCTTCACGCACCAGTTCGCCGATTTCGTCACCGCGGCGGCTGAGGGCAAGTCCGTGTCGCCGTCGTTCCGCGACGCGCTGGCGACTGACCAGGTGACCGACGCGGTGCTGAAGTCGGCGAAGAGCCGGCAGTGGGAGAGGGTCTAG
- a CDS encoding DUF1080 domain-containing protein, translating into MRSLVVLALAGLCLAQQPPAAPAQGQGQGRGRAGGGGGGFRQPDPYDFDEHDGWTQLFDGKSLNGWSGDSNWKVEDGAITIESSCEKPTGTIYLVWTGGETSDFELKLRMKGTGQINSGIQYRGWIAPNPPRPTPPPGAGRGQPAAAPPCPSGAPRGTPPDQKAEEQWNLWGAQYDFDAGNRYTGQFYEQNTGRGIVAWKGQVVRTETGKAPRLLAALGDAASIDAIYRPNDWNELHIVATGTTMTHLLNGRVLSVLVDEDVSKFHGAGKIGLEVESTGKLFVKDVWLKKLSK; encoded by the coding sequence ATGCGATCTCTCGTCGTACTCGCGCTCGCCGGACTGTGTCTCGCGCAACAACCGCCGGCAGCACCGGCTCAGGGGCAAGGCCAGGGTCGCGGTCGCGCCGGCGGCGGCGGCGGTGGATTCCGTCAGCCCGATCCATACGACTTCGATGAGCACGACGGCTGGACTCAGCTCTTCGACGGCAAGTCTCTCAACGGGTGGTCGGGTGACAGCAACTGGAAGGTCGAGGACGGCGCGATCACGATCGAGTCGTCGTGCGAGAAGCCGACGGGCACGATCTATCTGGTGTGGACCGGCGGCGAGACCTCGGACTTCGAGTTGAAGCTGCGGATGAAGGGCACCGGCCAGATCAACAGCGGCATCCAGTATCGCGGCTGGATTGCGCCGAATCCGCCGCGCCCGACGCCTCCGCCGGGAGCTGGCCGCGGGCAGCCGGCGGCGGCGCCGCCCTGTCCAAGCGGCGCGCCGCGCGGCACGCCGCCCGATCAGAAGGCCGAGGAACAGTGGAACCTGTGGGGCGCGCAGTACGACTTCGACGCCGGCAATCGCTACACCGGCCAGTTCTACGAGCAGAACACCGGCCGCGGCATCGTCGCGTGGAAGGGACAGGTAGTGCGCACCGAGACGGGCAAGGCCCCTCGGCTGCTCGCCGCGCTCGGCGACGCCGCGTCGATCGACGCCATCTACAGGCCGAATGACTGGAACGAGCTCCACATCGTCGCGACCGGCACGACGATGACGCACCTGCTGAACGGCCGCGTTCTGTCGGTGCTCGTCGACGAAGACGTATCGAAGTTCCACGGCGCGGGCAAGATCGGCCTCGAGGTCGAGTCGACTGGCAAGCTCTTCGTCAAGGACGTGTGGTTGAAGAAGCTGTCGAAGTAA